In the Deinococcus aquaedulcis genome, one interval contains:
- a CDS encoding biotin transporter BioY: MTVLHPTLSRTLLPAHSRARDLALIVGGAAFVAILAQGSIPLQLVPLTLQTLGVLLVGAALGWKRALAALLLYVAAGAAGLPIYAGGGSGVLNPAGTGLRVSLGYLIGFPFAAALVGFLVERFALDRKFLGTALAMLAGNVVIYLFGLPVLGAITGLEGQALLTAGLTPFLLGDTLKLLLAALLLPGAWALLRR, from the coding sequence ATGACTGTGCTGCACCCCACCCTGTCCCGCACCCTGCTGCCGGCCCACAGCCGCGCCCGTGACCTCGCCCTGATCGTGGGCGGCGCGGCCTTTGTCGCCATTCTGGCCCAGGGGTCCATTCCGCTGCAGCTGGTGCCCCTGACCCTGCAGACGCTGGGCGTGCTGCTGGTGGGCGCCGCGCTGGGCTGGAAGCGGGCCCTGGCCGCGCTGCTGCTGTATGTGGCGGCGGGCGCCGCAGGGTTGCCCATTTATGCCGGTGGCGGCAGCGGCGTGCTGAACCCCGCCGGTACGGGCCTGCGCGTCAGCCTCGGCTACCTGATTGGCTTTCCCTTCGCCGCCGCGCTGGTGGGCTTTCTGGTGGAACGTTTCGCGCTGGACCGCAAGTTCCTGGGCACCGCTCTGGCCATGCTGGCGGGCAACGTGGTGATCTATCTGTTCGGCCTGCCTGTCCTGGGCGCCATCACCGGCCTGGAAGGACAGGCGCTGCTCACCGCTGGCCTGACCCCCTTCCTGCTGGGCGACACCCTGAAACTGCTGCTGGCCGCCCTGCTGCTGCCCGGCGCCTGGGCGCTGCTGCGCCGCTAA
- a CDS encoding biotin--[acetyl-CoA-carboxylase] ligase produces MPDRLLPLLTQEPQTGDALGARLGVGRVTVNTLARRLQDAGVPVQIGRAGYALNPDTPAPQFVVRPTPIGAQLRYLGTVGSTQDEVRAWADDPQAPAPHGAVVVAERQTQGRGRRGRAWATTHGTLAFSVLLRQGPGGAPLTLPELALLPLAAGVAVGHAAGVGGLKWPNDLLAPDGRKLAGILLEADLRGEEARRAVLGIGLNVSAAPDGAAHLREFAPEVTRAGVLGAVLRELHTWLAAPADEVLSAWRAASLTLGHPVRVQTPAGPLEGLATDLDARGSLLVQTPGGLHTVSAGDVQLIGTLGADSL; encoded by the coding sequence ATGCCCGACCGTCTCCTGCCCCTGCTGACCCAAGAGCCCCAGACCGGCGACGCCCTGGGCGCCCGCCTGGGGGTGGGCCGCGTGACCGTCAACACCCTGGCCCGCCGCCTGCAGGACGCCGGGGTGCCGGTGCAGATTGGCCGTGCCGGCTACGCCCTGAACCCCGACACGCCCGCGCCGCAGTTCGTGGTGCGGCCCACCCCCATCGGCGCCCAGCTGCGCTACCTGGGGACGGTGGGCAGCACCCAGGACGAGGTGCGGGCCTGGGCGGACGACCCTCAGGCGCCCGCTCCACATGGCGCGGTGGTGGTGGCCGAACGCCAGACCCAGGGCCGGGGCCGCCGGGGCCGCGCCTGGGCCACCACGCACGGCACGCTGGCGTTCTCGGTGCTGCTGCGCCAGGGACCGGGAGGCGCGCCGCTGACCCTGCCGGAACTGGCGCTGCTGCCGCTGGCGGCCGGGGTGGCGGTGGGGCACGCGGCGGGCGTGGGCGGCCTGAAGTGGCCCAACGACCTGCTGGCCCCGGATGGCCGCAAACTGGCCGGCATTCTGCTGGAAGCCGACCTGCGCGGCGAGGAAGCCCGGCGGGCGGTGCTGGGCATTGGCCTGAATGTTTCGGCGGCCCCAGACGGCGCGGCCCACCTGCGCGAATTTGCCCCCGAGGTGACCCGCGCGGGCGTCCTGGGAGCTGTGCTGCGCGAACTGCACACCTGGCTGGCGGCCCCTGCCGACGAGGTGCTCTCGGCGTGGCGGGCGGCCAGCCTCACCCTGGGGCACCCGGTGCGGGTGCAGACCCCGGCTGGCCCCCTGGAGGGCCTGGCCACTGACCTGGACGCGCGCGGCAGCCTGCTGGTGCAGACCCCGGGGGGCCTGCACACCGTCAGCGCCGGCGACGTGCAGCTGATCGGCACGCTGGGCGCCGATTCCCTCTGA